One window of the Lentimicrobium sp. L6 genome contains the following:
- a CDS encoding FlgD immunoglobulin-like domain containing protein: protein MKRTICLIILFTFIYNTPTSAQEWSEPVEISKLQGYNSSPDFYIANNGIIHVVWSYRLEANHRIIYYSKSEDDGLTWSEAENISQNNTLWMENPHVVVDSDNQVYISYDYNAGNPSDMLIFLRKYNGEYWSAIDTVSNGWYGSDHNSLYIDNNDRVYCFWYCDWYNNNGSMVYRYYENDQWSDFLIPYDNSDVYFIGKIVIDNNNILHCSAYHYYYYQSNNDLEIVYSTCQNNNWSNISQVSVDYKVWVGNDLAINNLNHPQIVWRQTLSNSAPPNDGSLYAFYDGTEWSDPEIIVEDPSDQAIVIDSYNKTHIIDNEKYEDGYRLIHYQKKNAEWIGEIINEDNYGNFLNKLINKGNLIYLVNGKVDTIYGASIVESNIVLRKYEVLVNTDEVLPVTFSKFAIFPNPISTQANIQYHLSNTVHIELKIYNLKGELIKTLVNKKQSTGTQRIKWNATDKNGKEVSPGLYLIRLKAGKQIMTRSVEVF, encoded by the coding sequence ATGAAACGCACTATTTGCCTTATTATCCTGTTCACATTTATTTATAATACTCCTACTTCCGCCCAAGAATGGAGTGAGCCCGTAGAAATAAGTAAATTACAAGGTTATAATTCCAGTCCCGATTTTTATATAGCTAATAATGGAATCATACATGTTGTATGGAGTTATAGATTAGAAGCTAATCACCGTATTATTTATTATAGCAAAAGCGAGGACGATGGCTTAACATGGAGCGAAGCAGAAAATATTTCACAGAACAACACATTGTGGATGGAAAATCCTCATGTGGTAGTAGATAGTGACAATCAGGTATACATTAGCTATGATTATAATGCTGGTAATCCCAGCGACATGCTTATATTTTTGCGGAAATATAATGGTGAATACTGGAGTGCCATTGATACAGTTTCTAATGGATGGTATGGTTCTGATCATAATTCATTATACATAGATAATAACGATAGAGTCTATTGTTTTTGGTATTGTGATTGGTATAATAATAATGGATCTATGGTCTATCGCTATTACGAAAACGATCAGTGGAGCGATTTTTTAATCCCTTATGATAATAGTGATGTCTATTTTATTGGGAAAATAGTCATTGATAATAATAATATATTACATTGTTCAGCATATCATTATTATTATTATCAAAGTAATAATGATCTAGAAATAGTTTACTCAACCTGCCAGAATAATAATTGGTCCAACATTAGCCAAGTAAGTGTAGATTATAAAGTTTGGGTAGGAAACGATTTGGCTATAAACAACCTTAATCATCCTCAAATTGTATGGAGGCAGACGCTCTCTAATTCAGCTCCTCCAAACGATGGGTCATTATATGCTTTTTATGATGGAACAGAATGGTCCGATCCTGAAATTATTGTGGAAGATCCAAGTGACCAAGCAATAGTAATAGATTCTTATAACAAAACTCATATAATTGATAATGAAAAATATGAAGATGGTTATAGATTAATTCATTATCAAAAAAAGAATGCGGAATGGATTGGTGAAATTATAAATGAAGATAATTATGGGAATTTTTTGAACAAACTAATTAATAAGGGAAATTTAATATATTTAGTAAATGGTAAAGTGGATACAATTTATGGTGCTTCTATAGTGGAGTCAAATATAGTTTTAAGAAAATATGAAGTATTGGTAAATACAGATGAAGTATTACCAGTTACATTTTCAAAATTCGCAATTTTCCCCAATCCAATCAGTACTCAAGCAAATATTCAATATCATTTGAGTAATACGGTTCATATAGAATTAAAAATCTATAATCTAAAAGGAGAACTCATAAAAACCTTAGTAAATAAAAAACAATCAACAGGAACACAAAGAATAAAGTGGAATGCTACAGATAAAAATGGAAAGGAGGTAAGTCCCGGTCTGTATCTTATTCGTTTGAAAGCCGGCAAACAAATCATGACACGTTCTGTTGAAGTATTTTAA
- a CDS encoding C13 family peptidase has translation MFNVKTFIALFMAFCISQIGISQEKYAVLIIGDYVAQGIPNTHQFNGGQTDNNQDFDEFWNDTFLMWELLQAKGYDPDNIFVLFADGVDYSFNHPLIDDRYKPSSTVTVTDYPATLANLQMVFNGLRLGNGGFPQLTEDDFLFVWTFDHGMFIEGHARLLLMDDEYIIEDDFAALVNPIPAHKKAFWMLQCNSGGFNGALEGQNTVFHSACQYLEGAESGNDTPDIENELINGKQYTHSECFFHMYSSTNGESPAYLDSYDNEDYTDADLNTDLYISL, from the coding sequence ATGTTTAATGTAAAAACTTTTATAGCTTTATTTATGGCTTTTTGTATAAGCCAAATTGGTATAAGCCAAGAAAAATATGCAGTGCTCATTATTGGTGATTATGTTGCACAGGGCATTCCAAATACCCATCAGTTTAATGGAGGTCAAACTGACAATAACCAAGATTTTGATGAGTTTTGGAACGATACCTTTTTAATGTGGGAATTATTACAAGCTAAGGGGTATGATCCTGATAATATATTTGTACTATTTGCCGATGGAGTTGATTATTCTTTTAATCACCCTCTTATCGATGACAGATATAAACCTAGTTCTACTGTTACAGTAACAGATTATCCTGCTACCTTAGCAAACTTACAAATGGTATTTAATGGTTTAAGACTTGGTAATGGCGGTTTTCCTCAGCTTACAGAAGATGATTTTTTATTTGTATGGACTTTTGATCATGGGATGTTTATTGAAGGCCATGCAAGGTTACTTTTAATGGATGATGAATATATAATTGAGGATGATTTTGCAGCATTGGTAAACCCTATTCCTGCTCATAAAAAAGCTTTTTGGATGCTTCAATGCAACTCTGGGGGCTTTAATGGAGCCTTAGAAGGCCAAAATACTGTTTTCCATTCAGCTTGCCAATATCTTGAAGGAGCTGAATCAGGAAATGATACTCCAGATATTGAGAATGAATTAATCAATGGTAAACAGTATACACATAGTGAATGCTTTTTCCATATGTATTCATCAACTAATGGTGAATCTCCTGCATATTTGGACAGCTATGATAACGAAGATTATACAGACGCTGATTTAAATACTGATTTATATATTAGTTTATAG